From Styela clava chromosome 6, kaStyClav1.hap1.2, whole genome shotgun sequence, one genomic window encodes:
- the LOC120331215 gene encoding uncharacterized protein LOC120331215: MNESNLIRVYEGNSMAEIYHKYRPSYPPIVPQAIMEYLSEKVGSGPQSQKFEKMLDVGCGTGQSTFIFAPFFRSILGIDISEAQIEKAREINETENISFQLVNDHRFPVEDNSIDLVGCGTAAHWLNMPKFLEECKRVLKPNGCCAIYVPALKGISNVEQEGAEKPELHSSLIDIKDIVYRFFQNVHAHDRNYECYNGYMSIYEEIQQDNKQWLKRLKHEMLLTLPQFKALGSSIGDYHIFMEKEKPSIDPLDVFASDIKRALGRENESDDDVKLVLKLEYKVIVCTKQ, from the coding sequence ATGAATGAATCAAATTTAATCCGAGTTTATGAAGGTAATTCAATGGCAGAAATCTACCACAAGTATCGGCCATCGTATCCGCCAATCGTGCCACAGGCTATTATGGAATATTTGAGTGAAAAAGTGGGCTCAGGCCCACAAAGCCagaagtttgaaaaaatgttaGATGTTGGCTGTGGCACCGGGCAATCTACCTTCATATTTGCCCCATTTTTTCGCTCAATATTAGGAATCGACATCAGTGAAGCTCAAATAGAAAAGGCGAGAGAGATTAACGAAACAGAAAATATATCTTTTCAACTTGTTAACGATCATAGATTTCCTGTTGAAGACAACAGTATCGACTTGGTGGGTTGTGGAACTGCTGCTCACTGGCTCAACATGCCGAAGTTTTTAGAAGAGTGCAAAAGAGTCTTAAAGCCAAATGGTTGCTGCGCCATCTACGTCCCTGCATTGAAAGGCATCAGTAATGTTGAACAGGAAGGCGCAGAGAAACCAGAGCTGCATTCAAGTTTGATTGATATAAAAGATATCGTTTACAGATTTTTTCAAAACGTTCATGCACACGACAGGAACTATGAATGTTATAATGGCTACATGTCCATTTACGAAGAAATTCAACAGGACAACAAGCAGTGGTTAAAGAGGCTTAAACATGAGATGCTTTTAACGTTGCCGCAATTCAAAGCATTAGGTTCGAGCATTGGTGATTACCATATTTTTATGGAAAAAGAGAAGCCATCAATTGATCCGCTTGACGTTTTTGCAAGCGACATTAAGAGAGCTCTTGGAAGAGAGAATGAATCGGATGACGATGTAAAACTGGTTCTCAAGCTTGAATATAAAGTTATCGTCTGCACAAAGCAGTAG
- the LOC120331216 gene encoding putative methyltransferase DDB_G0268948: protein MNKANLIRVYEGKSITEIYFKYRPPYPPIVPQAIMEYLSEKMGSSPQSKKFEKMLDVGCGAGQSTFIFAPFFRSILGIDISEAQIEKAKEINETENISFQLVNDHRFPVEDNSIDLVGCGTAAHWLNIPKFLEECKRVLKPNGCCAIYVDVLKGISNVGQKDAEKPKLRLSLIDINDIVIKFSQNVHAHDRNYECYNGYKCIYEEIQQGNKQWLKRLEHEMLLTLSQFKAFISTMGDYHIFIEKEKPSIDPLDVFASDIKRALERENESDDDVKLLLKLDYNVIVCTKQ from the coding sequence ATGAATAAAGCAAATTTAATCAGGGTTTATGAAGGTAAATCGATAACAGAAATCTATTTCAAGTATCGACCACCGTATCCGCCAATCGTGCCACAGGCTATTATGGAATATTTGAGTGAAAAAATGGGCTCAAGCCCACAAAGCAagaagtttgaaaaaatgttaGACGTTGGCTGTGGCGCCGGGCAATCTACCTTCATATTTGCCCCATTTTTTCGCTCAATATTAGGAATCGACATCAGTGAAGCTCAAATAGAAAAGGCGAAAGAGATTAACGAAACAGAAAATATATCTTTCCAACTTGTTAACGATCATAGATTTCCTGTTGAAGACAACAGCATCGATCTGGTGGGTTGTGGAACTGCTGCTCACTGGCTAAACATACCGAAGTTTTTAGAAGAGTGCAAAAGAGTCTTAAAGCCAAATGGTTGCTGCGCCATCTACGTTGATGTATTGAAAGGCATCAGTAATGTCGGGCAGAAAGACGCAGAGAAACCAAAACTGCGTTTAAGTTTGATTGATATAAATGATATCGTtatcaaattttctcaaaacgtTCATGCACACGACAGGAACTATGAATGTTATAATGGCTACAAATGTATTTATGAAGAAATCCAACAAGGCAACAAGCAATGGCTGAAGAGGCTTGAACACGAGATGCTTTTAACGTTGTCACAATTCAAAGCATTTATTTCAACTATGGGTGATTaccatatttttattgaaaaagagAAGCCATCAATTGATCCGCTTGACGTCTTTGCAAGTGACATCAAAAGAGCTCTTGAAAGAGAGAATGAATCGGATGACGACGTAAAACTGCTTCTCAAGCTTGATTATAATGTTATCGTCTGCACAAAGCAGTAG